From the Equus asinus isolate D_3611 breed Donkey chromosome 9, EquAss-T2T_v2, whole genome shotgun sequence genome, the window tccagcaacagacgaatggacaaagaagatgtggtacatatatacaatggaatactactcagctgcaaaacagaacaaaatcattccatttgcaataacatggatggaccttgagggaattatgttaagtgaaataagccagcgagagaaagataatctgtgtatgactccactcatatgaggaatttaaaattatggactaagaacagtttaatggataccaggggaaaggtggggtggggggtgggcgcaaagggtgaagtggtgcacctacaacatgactgacaaacattaatgtacaactgaaatttcacaagattgtaacctatcattaactcaataaaaaaaaagtaactgctcaatacatttgttgaatgaataagtggctattttttattgaatgtttaGGTAGAGGAAGAAGAACCCACTGGATACATTCGATATGAAAAATTTCTTCCAGTGATGACCCAAGTACTGCTGGAGAGAAGGTAAGAAAGTCAACACGATTGTTAAGGTAAAGTAATGATtagaattatattaatttcaaataCTTGGTGTTTTCACTTTGTATATTATACCCACTTTGTCTACTTACCCTAGAGTAGCTTCCTTCTAACTTCTCACTTCACTTCTGAACTGCCAGTTGGTATGTGCTTAGAAATATCAACCACTTTAGAATTAATCTAATAAGCAAAGTAATTAAATGGCAAATAAGCTACAAAAATCATAAATCaacaatattcttattttattttgaattatcaaTGATAAGTAAGAATTATCCCTAATTATTTTTCTAGAGGAAGTGTAGCATCAGCTTAACATAGTTTATTGTAGAAGTTTTGTTCCCATAAATTCATTTCCATGATGATGAAAAAAGCTAACAGATAACATCAAACATGCCAgtgattttaaactatatattTCCCGTGGACGTGGAGTGCTTTCAACTTTCATATCTAGAAATCCAAAAAGATTCCAATGAGGGAAGTGTTATTATGCTAGTGTGTTAGCAGCTTTTGTTTTATGTGATCATTTATTATGTAGAGACTGAGCTAAATACTGTGGCATTTACACCTTTCATTGCATAATTAGATACAGACCAATTCCAGAAGATATCCTTCTTCGAGCTTTTGAGGTATGTAAGCTCcagattttatacatatatatatatgcaaaattcATCATGTAGAATTTATTCACCAAACTAAAAAATATAGTAtctatcttttcctttcccttagGTCTTAGATCCAGCTAAACGTGGGTTTCTTTCTAAGGAAGAACTGATCAAGTATATGACTGAAGAAGGTGAGAGCAATTTATTACTTATGACAGTGACATATTTAAGTGATTGATAATTTAATAGTTATGGAAAAATTCtagggggtggggctggccccgtggccgagtggttaagttcgcgcactctgctgtaggcagcccagtgtttcgttggttcgagtcctgggcgcggacatggcactgctcatcaaaccacgctgaggcagcgtcccacatgccacaactagaaggacccacaacaaagaatatacaactatgcactggagggttgggggagaaaaaggaaaaaaatttaaaaaatttaaaaaaaattctaggggATACTTTGAAGGCAATCATTCTGGTCAAAATGAGCTATTTACTATTCCTATCATTTTGGTTTTGGGGTGGTTTCTGTTTTGTGGGGGCTAAGAGGACAGAGGGTAGTTTAGGGGAGATGGACGTTGCCTTATAGAATTTTGTAAAGTGTAATGATACTTCTGTAAACTGAAGTCATCCCATTCACTTAGAGTATTTCCAGAATAAAAGGTCTGCCACCTGGAAACTGAACTATCAATCACCATAAATTAATGCCTGTTCCTAGATTGAAGATTTGAACTGTATATAAAAGTTCTTTTTGAAGAGCTTTTCAGTTGGTGAAGTTACAGATAACACAGCCTCAACTGAATATGAATTCACACAAGAATTTTTAGTCCTTTATGCTAGTGGAACCATATGTATTTGCTTTGAACTtgagctacacacacacacacataataccTGCAAACCTACATATGCCAACATATCTCCTTTAGGAATTCTCTCTGGGGGGCTGATGTGTACGTTTGGTTTCCGTGAACGGCAGGAGCCTAGTGGACATTCTCTTGAAACCATTCTCTTACTGGTCACCTCCACTCCTCGCACACAGTTAGAGTTCTGTCTCCTTTGTTCAGTTCGCTGGTTCACAGACTGAGTCCTGAATGATTCAGTTGCTCATCACTTGGGACAGAGTCAAAGTGCAAGTGATTTTCAGTAGGGAAGACTAAGCCTGCATTTCCATGCCCGACTGGTTTGACCATTTGGACTGATCCACCATTGGGTGAGAATACAGGGAATGAGAGTAAGGTGACATGACAGTCACAGCTGCCACCCAAGAACTTATGACATTGTTAAATTCTCTTAGGATTAACTTTGACGGAAAGGTTAGGACTTTCAAAGCATCAGCCTCTTAATCTGAAGGATTAATTTCTGAGAAGTAGATCCTAGATTATATTAGGTAATGTGAATTTAGTCAAAATGGCCAGAACAGTTGAATGGCATTAGTGTGGTGTGCCTACTGTGTGTAGGCGAGGGGTGCTGAGTGCAGGGAGAGGTAGTGGTGCGAGAATCTCTCTTTCTCAAAGATATTGTAGCCTCATTGTgggaaataaaactaaattataaaataatttaaaatataagacaAGAGAAGAAAGTGAATATCAGATGATCAGTGTGGGCCAGACCAGCCTGGAAAGATGGTCTGGGAAGATGTAAAGAGAAAATCAGTTTCTTAAGATGGTAGAACTTCTACAGATGAGCTGTTGAGACCAGGGGTAAAATTTAATGCACTGTAGCACCCCCACACATGGTAAGTCTCGACAGATGTTTGTTGGATTAATGAAAGGATGAGTAGATGAATGAAGAATGGGGAAGGGCCCATGAGAGGGAGATGCAGACTGATAAAACAGTGGAGGTAGGAGGGAGCATGCTGTTTCCAGGGCCTGTGAGCAGGCTGGGCCCAGAGGGTCTTGGGGCAAACGGTAGGAAGTGACTCCAGATAGAGGTCCTGAGACGAGATCGTGGAGGCCTGGGCTCAGGAGTTGCGAATTCATCCTGCGGGCAGTGGAGAAGCATGGTGGGGTTTTGAGCAGATGAGTCACCCGGTACAAGAGGGACTGTGGGAAGGTTGGTGTGGTGCTGGTGGGTTTGCTGGATGAGTGAGAAAGAGGTTAGACCAGGGAGACCAGTTGGGAGGCTGTGTCGGCATTTTGAGGTCCCCTAATAAGGGCCTGATCGGGCAGTGGCAATGGGAATGGAGAGAAGAGCTTGATCCAACAGGATCCTGTACACAGCAGGATCCTCGGGTCATGATGAGTAACAGAGAGCAGGGGACAGAGATGGGAGCTGAGCCCAGTCAGCAGGCTTTGACCGGGATGATGGCTGTGACGGTAATGCTACCGACTGAAATAGGGAAATCGGGGACAGGGTGCGGTGGATGCGGAGACGGTGCAGCTGTTCACACCATCCCCAGTGTGTTCATCAGTTTGAGACTATGCATTCTAAATGCCCAGGATGTCGTACGATGGACATAATACCTCACACGGAATCACGTTCCTACGCGATGGAGTCCACGTGTGTCCAGGCCTGTGAATTGTGTCAGACAGTATTTAGCAGCAggcaatttctcaaaaaactttttttctttttgaggacagttagccctgagctaacatccaccaccaatcctctttttgctgaggaagactggccctgagctcacatccgtgcccatcttcctctactttatatgtgggacgcctgccacagcatggcttgccaagtggtgccatgtctgcacccgggatccaaactggcgaaccctaggctgccaaagcagagcgcacggacttaaccactacaccaccaggctggcccctcaaaaaacattttttaaacaaacacataTTGCTGCCTATGTGCCAAGCAGTGTTCTAAGTGCTATTTAAATAATAAcactttaatcctcataacaaccctatgagataggtagtATTTACTATCATCTCCATTTATaaaacagggaaactgaggcacagagaggttaagtgacttgcccaggatctTCAAGCTAATGAGACAGCTTGACAttggaacccaggcagtctgactcccaAGCTTGTGCTTTAATCATTAAGCTGTTTTCCTCCCGTCCTTAATCAAACACTGCATGTCTCTTCCTTGCCCAAGGAAGCAGTGGGACCGCCTCCTGTATTGTATGGTGAGCAAGGCCTTCTGAGCAGTAGTGTAATCGTTGAGTTCATGGACCTTGAGCTGGATGCTGGCGTTCAGATCTGGCTCTTCCACTCCCTGGCTGGGGCAGGCTGCCTTGTCTCTTCGTGTACTGGTGTCCTCAGCTGTAAGTGGCGGTGGCAGTGCTCACCCCTCTCAAGGTGGCTGGGAGGTTCCCTTGGTTAACACGTGTGAGGCACTAGATCggtgcctggcacccagtagtTCTCGTCAGTGTTTGGTATCAGTGTTCTTTGAAGGACTTCCATGGTGCCGTAAGAGTTCATTGGCAGCGGATTTAGTGATTAACCATCAGGTATCAGAAAGATTCAGAATTTGTCTGGGCATTTTTGGcagtctttcttttcttaggctgtaagcaCCATTTCAGAAGAACATGGCATATTCCCCTTATTTGATAATAATCATCATTGTCATCAAAATCCCCACTTGAATGATTTCTGTATTATTAACTGAATTCCACCTCAGAAAGCGTTGTTTGGGGGctagctccatggccgagtggttaagttcacgcgctccgctgcggcggcccagggtttggatcctgggcgcggacatggcaccgctcctcaggccacggtgaggcggtgtcccacatcccacaactagaaggaactgcaactaagatatacagctgtgtacaggggggtttggggagataaagctggggaaaaaaaaaaaagattggcaatagttgttagcccaggtgccaatctttaggaaaaaaaaaaaagaaagcgtTGTTTGTAGAGTGACTTCAGCTCAGAAGGGCGGTGTCCTCAGGCCTTAGTAGCTTACTTGCTGGGATAAAGCTGTTTCAGGGGAAGGGGGCGATGTGGAtatctctgtatttttatttaatcaggACAAAGTTTTACTTCAATAGGTGATGTAAACACTTCCTCAGTTTGCTTTTCATCTTGGTGAACCCAATATCCAAGAGGCCTTCAGCTGTTATATGAATCCAACTAAAGCCCACAGCTTTTCTatccaacttttggtttcatttgaCAGCAACACAGGGCCAAACTATAACAAAGAGAACTGTTTTGAAACGGTTGATGACTGGCACCCGTCACTGTGTGCAGCTGGCATCACTAAGCTGGCCAGACCTGGTTAGGGGATATTCAGAGAGGTAATCGATATAGTGTCAAGTCTCTGTTGTCTGCTCTTCGGCAATTTTGCAGAGCAACCATTTAATCCGGTCTTCATAGCCTTATGAAATAAATGATGAGGCTCCCTAGAAAACTGGGACCTCAGGTTAATCCCTTGACAATTTCAAtggttttaatttaaataaataaacaaccttATTCGTGATGTCTTTACGTCTTCTAGCTGTTTGGGCTGAAATGATCGATTCTCTAGGTTGCTTGGGCTCTGATATCTGCAAGGTAGAGTAAGTGCAGGATCTGCCAGGGCACAGCAGCGTGCTCCTTGCCGCTCTGGGCGGTCAGGACATACTGGCTCTGCAGCTCAGGGAGAGTAACTGGCAACACAGTGGGGGCGTGTGGGGCTCCACGGCGATTAAGCGGGCTagtggaaggagaaaggaaaaaatcagaaGATCGCAAATGATGAAGCTCCCTTTTTGTCCCTCCTAGGTGAGCCTTTTTCTcaggaagagatggaagaaatgTTGTCTGCTGCAATTGATCCAGAATCGAATTCAATTCATTACAAGGACTACATAACAATGATGGTGATTGATGAAAACTAAACTCTCTACGGACTTCAGTTCTAACTGaaaggataattttaaaaattgcttgtcCTTGTTAATTTCACATTTTAGCTTATAATTGCTGCATATGAGAATTAATGCCATGTAATAACTATttcaatgttttttgttttttaaagatgatcataacaatttaaaacacaaatttatttagtATATCCAGCCTCATGAAATGACAAATTGctaaattattttgaaactattcttaaaacattttaacattatCCATGGATTGTTgttaattttctataataaaaccCAGGTTCCCTTCAAATTaattaaactgacaaaatgaagaatgactcGAATGACCCAAGGTTTGACACAATGACCACAAATTGAAAATGAGTAGCAATGAAATGAAAGCTTCTTTGTTAAACATCAGACACTTCAGCAATCTGAATGTGGGAGAAGAGTTATTGAAatgaatattaataattaattccCTATGAATGCCAGTTACAAATCTCAGTTGTGTAACGTAGTGTAAACATTTAAATGTGCTGGCCCAGCATGTTACCATGATGGAACAGATCAAGAAGTTGAGATGATTGAATctagagaagagaaaactgaatggAAACTGATAATGTGAGGAAGTGGCATTCTTTGCTGGTCTTTAGAGTTCTTACCTGTTCAGAATACTTGTCATGGGAATATTGTCCTGAATACCAAGTAACAGTTTTGCGAAATATTATGGAATGCGGGAGGTGCAGCTGCTCAAAAGAGCAGAATAAAGTTGTCTGAGCACAAGGAATCCCAATGGCAAAAGACACAGGAATTT encodes:
- the EFCAB2 gene encoding dynein regulatory complex protein 8 isoform X2; this encodes MSRIIQWMEIGTIIRSLGCCPSEGELHDLIAEVEEEEPTGYIRYEKFLPVMTQVLLERRYRPIPEDILLRAFEVLDPAKRGFLSKEELIKYMTEEGEPFSQEEMEEMLSAAIDPESNSIHYKDYITMMVIDEN
- the EFCAB2 gene encoding dynein regulatory complex protein 8 isoform X3, with product MADDREREGTEIAVAEFHKKIKEAFEVFDHESNNTVDVREIGTIIRSLGCCPSEGELHDLIAEVEEEEPTGYIRYEKFLPVMTQVLLERRYRPIPEDILLRAFEVLDPAKRGFLSKEELIKYMTEEGEPFSQEEMEEMLSAAIDPESNSIHYKDYITMMVIDEN
- the EFCAB2 gene encoding dynein regulatory complex protein 8 isoform X1: MSTTRARPAGRTLRSASEAAPPPARVSAGADSPGSRTAGGGAPRPCRTARLPGDGLRARWRTTEKGKAQVEEEEPTGYIRYEKFLPVMTQVLLERRYRPIPEDILLRAFEVLDPAKRGFLSKEELIKYMTEEGEPFSQEEMEEMLSAAIDPESNSIHYKDYITMMVIDEN